One segment of Chryseobacterium viscerum DNA contains the following:
- a CDS encoding NADP-dependent oxidoreductase: MKAVILNKNGKLEDGFAEQPQPKSNEVLIQIKASGFNPIDYQMLENELERKLISSPILGRELSGIVVDKGSEVTEFNIGDEVYCGSGSMGSNGTYAEYIAVPEAIVSFKPHNISFEQAAAIPSAGLTSLQIFNRLKLNPENTVLVTGATGGVGSFLIKLLLAHNIRKITTTVGSEENKQILLKLGLKDHQIINYKEENLIENIVKANNNQLFEYGIDLVGNYISEVTAEVLKINGTYVDVTALVTKDAHEALFNKGTLIMNISNYTYGMVKKYEYYKNSLLEIKKLIENEKILPPQHKIVGTLSLDTVLQAHSILKNNQAQGHKLIMKH; encoded by the coding sequence ATGAAAGCAGTTATTTTAAATAAAAACGGAAAGCTGGAAGACGGATTTGCAGAACAGCCTCAGCCCAAAAGCAATGAAGTTTTAATCCAGATTAAAGCAAGCGGTTTCAATCCCATAGATTACCAGATGCTGGAAAATGAGCTTGAACGAAAACTGATCAGTTCCCCGATCTTAGGAAGAGAATTGTCAGGAATTGTAGTGGATAAAGGTTCAGAAGTTACAGAATTTAATATTGGTGATGAAGTCTATTGTGGCAGCGGTTCCATGGGAAGCAACGGTACCTATGCCGAATATATTGCTGTCCCTGAAGCTATTGTTTCTTTTAAACCTCATAACATCTCTTTTGAACAGGCCGCTGCTATTCCTTCAGCAGGCCTTACTTCTTTACAGATCTTTAATCGTCTAAAACTAAATCCAGAAAATACAGTTTTGGTAACAGGAGCAACAGGAGGCGTGGGTTCATTTCTGATTAAACTTTTATTAGCTCATAATATCCGGAAGATCACAACAACTGTTGGGAGTGAAGAAAACAAACAAATTCTTCTCAAGCTGGGTTTAAAAGATCATCAGATCATCAATTATAAAGAAGAAAATCTGATTGAGAATATTGTAAAAGCCAATAACAATCAGCTTTTCGAATATGGAATTGATCTGGTTGGAAATTACATATCGGAAGTGACAGCAGAAGTTTTAAAAATTAACGGAACATATGTGGATGTGACAGCTTTGGTCACTAAAGATGCCCATGAAGCTCTGTTCAATAAAGGAACTCTGATTATGAATATCTCCAATTATACTTATGGAATGGTTAAAAAGTATGAATATTACAAAAACAGTTTGCTTGAAATAAAGAAACTTATCGAAAATGAAAAGATCCTTCCTCCTCAACATAAAATAGTAGGAACTCTTTCTTTGGATACCGTTCTGCAGGCGCATTCTATTTTAAAGAACAATCAGGCCCAAGGTCATAAACTTATCATGAAACATTAA
- a CDS encoding cupin domain-containing protein, protein MNTIPRRIVTGTKDGKSVITEDQQVENAVEHFPGLIISDVWNTQTMPANLNFEIKIPNTGFPQTPKNGTYFRYVVVPPDKDLGIEWKKNEPHPMMHQTPTLDYIIILSGELYLVMEEGETLLKPGDIVIQRGTNHAWSNRSDEPCIQLAVLIDANI, encoded by the coding sequence ATGAACACAATACCAAGACGAATCGTAACAGGAACGAAAGACGGAAAATCTGTTATTACAGAAGACCAACAGGTAGAAAATGCTGTGGAACATTTCCCGGGATTAATAATTTCAGATGTGTGGAACACTCAGACAATGCCAGCCAATTTAAACTTTGAAATCAAAATTCCTAATACCGGATTTCCACAAACTCCTAAAAATGGAACTTATTTTCGATATGTAGTCGTTCCTCCTGATAAAGACTTAGGAATAGAATGGAAAAAGAATGAACCTCATCCGATGATGCACCAAACGCCCACACTGGATTATATCATTATCCTTTCCGGTGAGCTTTACCTCGTTATGGAAGAAGGGGAAACGCTTCTGAAACCAGGAGATATTGTCATTCAAAGAGGAACTAATCATGCATGGAGCAATCGTTCTGATGAACCTTGTATTCAGCTGGCAGTGTTGATCGATGCAAACATTTAA
- a CDS encoding thioredoxin family protein translates to MKKITLFLMLVPCFYLSQMKTGTFSDLEVQQKENPKPVVIHLYTDWCVVCKIESFRMSKDKELVDMINDHFYFVNFEAEKTKEKIHFQNQEFEYLQNGNSGIHELALALSKNKNQPVYPLWVFLDKHQNLVYYQEGQMTPEKMKQKLLEISAL, encoded by the coding sequence ATGAAAAAAATAACTTTATTTTTAATGTTAGTGCCCTGTTTTTATCTGTCTCAGATGAAGACAGGCACTTTTTCTGATCTTGAAGTTCAGCAGAAAGAAAATCCAAAACCGGTTGTTATTCACCTTTATACAGATTGGTGTGTGGTCTGTAAGATTGAGTCTTTCCGTATGAGTAAAGATAAAGAGCTGGTTGATATGATCAATGATCATTTCTATTTTGTCAATTTCGAGGCGGAAAAAACGAAGGAGAAAATTCATTTCCAGAATCAGGAGTTTGAATATCTGCAGAACGGAAATTCCGGAATTCATGAATTGGCGCTGGCTTTGTCAAAGAATAAAAATCAGCCTGTTTATCCTTTGTGGGTGTTCCTGGATAAGCATCAGAATCTGGTGTATTATCAGGAAGGGCAGATGACCCCTGAAAAAATGAAGCAGAAGCTTTTAGAGATTTCTGCTTTGTAA